A window of Mytilus edulis chromosome 10, xbMytEdul2.2, whole genome shotgun sequence contains these coding sequences:
- the LOC139491310 gene encoding uncharacterized protein, with amino-acid sequence MTKLDTEFQLLLSKISDQLDTDDVKSLRFLLKAEDKIPVQNLDAATTGEDIFHLMTKHGLLSKTKADLLIDLLKEKNWQPLVNQLEKFKTENEEELSQPVEGPCNIQDDMVVEHFMETTKLVELTSKMEIENFAVLSGLTGCGKTQLALTFACNFRKDHVESICWKIYCKDEITLMNSLKKLADKLGLEEESTQTENVDNEDSLDELRKLIQKELRKKTNGPNVIILDYVTEETKIPCQKLKDALLKLNLKVIVTTWDSTFCDTENIIIVNGFSEDEAVKFLQNKKTELNSKEEKSYRELAQMLGNHPLLLYGARSCMASSNQTPKKFIKYLRGSKSSEMDKFVRSVSYPSRNREVFKILQEYLEILKNDYGEDVFDMVQALQFFALEDIPVLLFDFFPTRKQNHQGFNTTNFIQAIKKFSFGNVRGVDDDRFITTHLAVVKTIEESMSDDKKAKLIKNILTALMWLMDKDNYDTNDYDRNYRLLPHAISVLQHVKKLKAENLNLLCDFESNVLLAYVYDIVGYTYNFFGILKNAGEHSTAAKEACFAIIGISEEDIEKQVRKRCCHDDHHRTWETFAEEEADIIFKQIKAQIGDHEKNALLCKMAKQFALNKYRGRDHLKKLELYLEAELEEEYRLTEKEYNTLCKQHLALPEDQLGGIFLFELVLQVFYTYGRRIFYLGDAFDKDLARSFAHSLFLAKALGHRIASEYPEWKILYVMLTELSGTLQLRFEDKADLQLKTLENLEEAAERFRRLLEYNIENFNYGVIKAGPENAQHVHICCKRLVKCYTSMTEITSDEEKLKEIHEMGDKYKDMLKITQHSSRAVTAANLRMAEFSLRRGNYEDAEIRFKVVAPEDMIENDQKTVSAKFTHHELQALKGLTKCYSLSGQTESAKTLANRVKIRLGEAKEYEELGHFNNLMQQLGLSSVVE; translated from the exons ATGACAAAACTTGATACAGAATTCCAGCTTCTTCTTTCAAAAATTAGTGACCAATTGGACACAG ATGATGTCAAAAgtttaagatttttattaaaaGCAGAGGATAAAATTCCAGTTCAAAATTTAGATGCAGCAACGACAGGGGAAGACATTTTCCATTTAATGACAAAACATGGCCTTTTGTCAAAAACAAAGGCAGACTTATTGATAGATTTATTGAAAGAAAAGAACTGGCAGCCACTTGTAAATCAGCTGgagaaatttaaaacagaaaatgaaGAAGAACTGTCACAACCAGTGGAAG gTCCCTGTAATATACAAGATGATATGGTTGTGGAGCATTTTATGGAAACCACCAAGTTAGTAGAGCTGACATCTAAAATGGAAATCGAAAACTTTGCTGTTCTATCAG gatTAACTGGATGTGGGAAAACCCAGTTGGCCTTGACCTTTGCCTGTAATTTTCGTAAAGACCATGTAGAAAGCATTTGTTGGAAGATATATTGTAAGGATGAGATAACGTTAATGAATTCTTTGAAGAAATTAGCAGATAAATTGGGTCTTGAGGAAGAGAGTACACAGACAGAAAATGTTGATAACGAAGATTCCCTAGATGAACTACGAAAATTAATTCAAAAAGAATTGCGTAAAAAAACTAATGGTCCAAATGTGATCATTTTGGACTATGTCACAGAGGAAACAAAAATTCCATGTCAGAAATTGAAAGATGctcttttaaaattgaatttgaaagTAATTGTAACAACTTGGGATTCAACATTTTGTGATACAGAAAACATTATCATAGTCAATGGCTTTTCAGAAGACGAAGCAGTTAAGTTTTTACAAAACAAGAAGACGGAACTGAATTCAAAAGAGGAAAAAAGTTACAGAGAGTTGGCACAAATGCTTGGTAACCATCCATTGTTACTGTATGGAGCAAGGAGTTGTATGGCTTCGTCAAATCAAACACCAAAGAAATTCATCAAATACTTACGAGGAAGTAAATCTTCTGAAATGGATAAATTTGTAAGATCAGTATCATATCCATCCAGAAACAGAGAAGTTTTCAAAATATTGCAGGAATATTTAGAAATCTTAAAGAATGATTATGGAGAAGATGTTTTTGATATGGTGCAAGCCTTGCAATTTTTTGCTCTGGAAGATATCCCTGTCcttcttttcgatttttttcCTACAAGAAAACAGAATCATCAAGGATTCAACACTACAAATTTCATTCAAGCCATCAAAAAGTTTTCTTTTGGAAACGTTAGGGGAGTTGATGATGATCGATTTATTACAACACACTTAGCTGTCGTGAAAACCATAGAAGAATCAATGTCAGATGACAAAAAAGCCAAACTTATCAAAAACATCTTGACAGCTTTGATGTGGCTTATGGACAAAGATAATTACGATACAAATGATTACGACAGAAATTATCGTCTACTTCCCCATGCTATATCAGTATtacaacatgttaaaaaattgaaGGCAGAAAATCTTAATCTCTTGTGTGATTTTGAATCGAATGTTCTCTTGGCTTATGTATATGACATAGTTGGGTACACATACAATTTTTTCGGAATTTTGAAAAATGCCGGGGAGCATTCAACAGCTGCCAAAGAAGCATGTTTTGCCATAATAGGTATATCAGAAGAAGATATTGAAAAACAGGTCAGGAAAAGATGCTGTCATGACGACCATCATAGAACATGGGAAACATTTGCAGAAGAGGAGGCAGATatcatttttaaacaaattaaagctCAGATTGGTGATCATGAAAAAAATGCACTTTTGTGCAAGATGGCAAAACAGTTTGCATTAAATAAGTATAGGGGTCGAGATCACTTGAAAAAACTTGAGTTATATTTAGAGGCTGAACTGGAAGAAGAGTATCGTTTGACGGAGAAAGAATATAACACCCTATGTAAACAGCATCTTGCCTTGCCAGAAGATCAACTTGGGGGcatatttttatttgaacttgTGTTACAAGTTTTTTATACTTATGGAAGGAGAATTTTCTATTTGGGTGATGCTTTTGACAAAGATTTGGCAAGATCCTTTGCTCATTCTTTGTTTTTGGCAAAGGCATTAGGTCACAGAATTGCCAGTGAATATCCAGAGTGGAAGATTCTCTATGTCATGCTTACAGAACTTAGTGGAACCTTGCAGCTCAGATTTGAAGACAAAGCAGATCTCCAACTTAAAACGTTGGAAAATCTTGAAGAAGCAGCTGAACGATTTAGGAGATTATTAgaatataatattgaaaacttTAATTATGGGGTAATAAAAGCTGGACCAGAAAATGCACAGCATGTGCATATTTGTTGCAAACGCTTGGTGAAGTGTTATACCAGCATGACTGAGATAACATCGGACGAAGAGAAACTAAAAGAAATACACGAAATGGGCGACAAATACAAAGACATGCTTAAGATTACACAGCACTCATCTAGAGCTGTCACTGCTGCAAACCTTAGAATGGCAGAATTTTCCTTACGTCGGGGAAACTATGAAGATGCTGAAATTAGATTTAAAGTTGTTGCGCCAGAGGATATGATAGAAAATGATCAGAAGACTGTATCGGCAAAATTCACTCACCATGAACTACAAGCTTTAAAGGGACTAACTAAATGTTATTCATTAAGCGGTCAAACTGAATCAGCTAAAACACTAGCCAATAGAGTAAAGATTAGACTAGGAGAGGCTAAAGAATATGAAGAATTAGGACATTTTAATAATTTGATGCAACAGTTGGGCTTGTCTTCTGTAGTAGAGTAA